The genomic segment ATTGCAAGGTCGGATTTCTTTTTTCGGCCACCTGCAAATCCCAGCATTGGAAAAGGGGTTTTAATTTCAGCGCAAAATAGTGAGTTGGTGCTGCTTAATTGTTCCTTGCGTTGTTTTTTGCTTTTTGCGGGATCGATGTCTAGTGGCAACCAGACTAAACCGATCGCTAAGTTGCTACCCTGGTATTCAACTATGCTCGCCATATGATCACCCTAACCGTTTCAGTTTTCGGGAAGGGTTCATCGAGGCAATGATTTGTGGTTGCAATAGGTTTAAAGCGACTAATGAATCGGCTTTGAAGTACTTGCCTGGTTCTAGTGCTGCATCGTTATCCACGAGAACAGGCGTAATTAAAATCAATAGATTTTCTTCCGCCGCTGTATTGGCGTAACTGCCACCAAAGGTGATCTTTGCATCACGGTTTAAAGTGAGGTTGTTCATCGCAGAAAGAACGACCGTTTCCCCTACATTGATATTGACGGTTTGTGAGGTAGCTCGTCGTGGGACGATGGGGGATTTCAGCGTAGCGACCGCGGTAGGGGTGCTTTCCCAGCCCTGTAACACGGAGGTATCGACGGTGTAGCTCAGTAGCATTTTGTTATTGTCGAGCAGGCGAGGGAGCAACTGCATAAAGATGCCTGTTGTGACCTGCTTTTGATCGACCGTCACTTGGGTAGAGCCTGAGCCCTGAGCGGATGACGAGCCAACTGAATCGACGTAACTTTGCGTAGTGGCCATCGTAAATGGCACTGGGCTGTTATTGATTGTCGTGGCCGTCATGGTGGATTTAACCTCGACGTTTGCTACTTGCTTCAGTGCGTTGATGACCACTGAAGAGCCTGCCCATGGGCTATCAGAGCCAGGAGTTACAACACCATTGGTGGTAACTGGTGCCATGATTGCACCAGAAAGTGACCCGACCGATGTAGAGTTCAGTCCACCTGGGGATTTGAGTTTGAATGAATTAAATCCATCGTTATAAATGGCATCCAGACTCAGGCCCAACTCGACGCCATCACGCGCTGTTACGTTAATCAAATCAATTCGGAAATAAACAGTCCGTGAAATACGACGGTTTTGTTCAGACAAAACTTGAGCAATTTGGCGGTGAACAACAGGGGTATCTGTGACCGTAACAGTGCCCACCGCCTCGTTCATACTGACGCGGCCACCAGCAGTCAGGTAAGCCTTAATTTCAGAGTTGAGTGCGCCCCAAAAATCGAGTTTGGCGCTACTTTTTTGCTGAACATTAATGACGCTATTGCCACCGCTTCCGCCCTTCGTTGCGGAAGTGGCCACATTCCCGCTTGAGTTAAATTCTGACTGGACCTCTTTAATACCAGCCAGTGATTTAACTTCATAAGTCGTCGTTTTATATCGGAAAAACTGCAGCCGATTATCTTTGAATTCCCAGGCTATCCCCAGCCTTGCCGTTGCTGAGTCCAGGAAACCAGCAAGGGAGCCTTTCCAATCTAAGGTGATATTGGCTTCTAAGTCACTGGCCGTATTTGCGGCGGAGATACCTGTATCTTTTCCATCCCCATTGGGAAGCGTACTGTTTTTGACATAAACATCAGGAGAAATCTCCGTCACAATGCCGGTCGCGCTATGAATAATTTCTGCAGCTGTGGTGAGGTTAATTCTCCCTTCAGACACCAACCTGACTGGGTGTTGAAATGGCTTTGCAAATACGGCTGGAAGCGATGCCTCTCGAGACAATGGAACAGTCCGGCTGCCAAGGTAAGAGCCATTTACTCGTTCAACAGTAGGGCGACTGTTTAGCGTCTCCCTCGCGATTAATGCTGATTTTGCCTGCTCAATTTGTTTTGAGCTTTCGACGCGCTTTTGCTCAACATTCATTGTTGAGCATGCAGTAAGAGAAAGGGCGACAAGGCCAGAAATAGTTGATTTTTTAAACATGAGCTTTTGGGCCTATGGCAATTAATTAGCGGCAGAGAAAACGCGAATGGCTTTGTTTTCTGCGTAAAGGCGGACTCGGATTTTTTGCTGGGGATTGATCGCGTCCATGAACTGGGTAATGACGCTTTCAAACTCACCGCAAAATTCAGCATTACCATCGAGGGCAACATCTGTTGGGTATTCCCAGATGGGTTCTTGCCATCCCGCCTGACGTGACCAATTTGATATAACCGTGCTTGCTAGCCGGTCTGTTTGACCCACCTTCCAACATTCAGCAGGTTTATCTGCCGCAGATTTTCTGGGAGCTGCCTTCGATGAAACTTGCAGGATGAGGGCTTCTTTTGCCGCCAAAAGATCAACATTTGCCTGCAACTCCTGTGCCTCAATTCCGGCTTTCTTGGCCCGTATTTCAGCTAATTGCGAGTCAATTTTTGCGAGCATCATTTCAGGTGATTGCGTTCCGACCACCTGATTTGAAGGTTGCGAGGTAATCGCTGTTTTTTGTGTTGCTGTGTTTGTACTGGCCAGCGCCCGGATATTTACGCGTGTACCGGAGTAACGAACCGTGGACTGTTCTCCACCAGTGGTTTGAACCTCATAGGCGGGGTAGACACCATCAACAACCAGATATGGCTTCATTAGTTGAGCTGTGAGTGGAACAGTTTTACCTTCGCTATCAACTGTTGCGATCGTTATTTGAGAGGGGTCGCGAAATTGAAAAAATGTTTTCCCCCCGTCATTGAAAACCTGGCTAGGTTTTGCAAAGCGCGAGCCATTAACGCTGTAATTAAATTCGTAGTTACTAATATCTGCAGCCGTCGCCATGCTTGCAAACAGAATGGCCATGATGCTGGCCGCGAATGTCGCCTTTTTCACTAAATGCTCCCTTCGGACCTGGCCGAACGATAATGAGTTATAAATTTGTTGAAATAAGGCTGGTTTTTATTCGGATTTTTGCTGTGGTAGCGCCGAATGGCCTCATTCATGTTTCCGGTACTTCGGTAGTTTTCTCGCAAAATCTGTGCTGCAACTGAAACATTTGTTGAGGGTTGTAATGCTCTCCAAGTTGAGTTGCCAAAGCGCTGTTTGTGATAGGCCCAGTGCACCTGCATCGTTCCGATATCAAAGTTTTCGTTTCCGTTTTTTATGAGTGATTCAGCCGCTCGGAATGCATCCTCTCTACTACGGAAATACCTAGCCTTCCCATTTGCATTGAGTGTCCAAGGCCATGGCCGCCCATTGATACCGGATTCGTTTTGGGCTAGCGCAAACAAGACCGCTGGCTCTATGCCTGCCCGCTTGGCTGTGGCTTCAAATGGGGTCAGCTTTCCTACGCAGGCTGTACCCCATATGCCTTTTCGTTCTGCCACTGCATCATCTTCAAAACTGGCGTATCGATTGTCACTGGCTCCAATCAATCCGTTTTTAACCAGCATTTCCCCAACATTAATTGCCCCTGTTTGATTCGTGGCCCAAATGTCGTAACCGCCATTGGCCTTAATTAGCTTTAATTCGTTTTTATTGGCCATTGCTTGCAAATAACTCACGGTGTTTTGATCATTGCAAAGCAGGCGACGAACATTAGCGATTTCAATATTCCCCCCTGAAACGGCAATTTGCAGTGGCGCTGCAAATACAAAAACAGGGAATAAAAGGGCTGTAGCAAGTAATTGGTAATGCATGATTAAGATTTTCTAAAAACGCTATTGGGAACTACGATGTCTCTCTTAATCTGAATTAGAAATGTTTCACCCGCAGGAACTGCGATGGTAGGGGCCATCTTGGTGTACCTATCCATGCTGCGCTTTGCTACATCGCCTAATGTTGCTCCCGCGCTATTCATTACTATTTGGCTATTGCTGTTTGAGCCATTCCCATTGCTGTTTTTATTTGAAATAACATCTGTGCCAACCTGAATGAGTGAGATCGCAAATGCCGCTCTAAACTGAGTCCAGAAATGGTCATCTACATCGCCTGTTAAGCCGCCAACACCCTCTGCATCGGCAGCCGTCATGCCGCCCAGACGAATATCTGCACCGTTAGGAAAAATGATTCGTTCAAATGCCACGGCTACGCGAGTACTTGCCTGATCAATATTGGCATTGCAGATACCCACTACCCGTGATCCAGCGGGAATGAGAACGCGTTGATTGCGCACGGTGTCGTAAACATCTCGTGTTATATGGGCAGTAATTGAGGTTGGTTGCTGGCAGTCAATACGTTGTCGTGTCACTGCCCGGACGATGGATCCTTGGTAAATAGTGTTAGGATCACCCGGACCCTCAGCAACAATGGCCCCTTTGCGGCTGCTTTTGTTCGCATGTTCAACGAATTGAGCAAGGTTTTCATTGTTACCGCCTTCTACTTTGCTTTCGCCAGCCCCCGCACCTTTTTGTAGAAGTGCTAACCGATCATTCAGTGCACTATTTTGAATCGAACCGCCAGCAGGGGTTGTTGCGGCCTGTTGTTGCTTAAGCAATTTAATTTTTAGCTCAGTATCCGAAAGAGTATCGGCATCACCACCTGAGGCTGACGATTTAGCCGCAATTGAAATTAATGGTGATTTCCGCAAATCAACCTGAACTTGTTGTTTTTTCTTCTCGTATTCAGCAGCATCTTCTGTGCCTGAAACTAGACCGAGAGAGCTACCCCCTCCTTTGGTTGGGATGCTGCCCGTCGCGTCAAACTCACCATTTGCTGCATATGGAGAAGGTGATCTTCGTTCTGCGCTAACGCCGCTCGCATTGGGGGTGTTTGCGGCTGCTAATAGCTCATCTAAGGTCTGTTTCTTCTCTATCTTCTGTTCTTCCGCCTTCAGCTGAAGATTGGGGCGAACGTTGTCCTTCGCTTCGGCCTTGCGTGCGGCAACGCGTTTTTCTTTTTCAACTTGAGACAGGCTTTTACTATTTCCGTGAATAATTTCTATGGCGAGAACAACGAATAGGCCACCTAAAATTAAGCCGATAATGATGTGGGGGATTTTTCGTGAAATTTTCCCCTTCATGAGGCTTTTTTCATCAAGATCATTTTGGATGTTAGCGGACATTACCGGCTCCTCATCCGTGGAGCTACGCGTCTTGATTCGCCACGTTCTCCTCGTTCAATTTTGACTTCCTGTGAGCCGAGTTTGAGCAGTGCACGTTCAACCAAGCGATTTAAAACGTAATAGTCAGCTCGCTGCGTGTAATCGACGAGCACGGCCCGATCATCGCTATCGACCATAAACATGGCAGGCAGCTCTTGCATGCGTGGTGAAAATTTAATCCAAGTTGATTTGCCATCATCAAAAATTTGTGAAGGCTTGAAATCTGCATCGCCATTAACGTCGTAATTAAAATTCAACGTCTCAATATCGATATTGCGCTCGACGATGGGTTGCTCAATTCGGCTTGATTCCAGCTCATTTGCCTGAGCTTTTGCCGCAGAGACTTGTCGCTGGTAGGCGATCAGTTCCGGGTAATTCCAGCTAACACGCTGAAACCATGTTTGAGAATCCTCTACTGATTTCAAATGCAGCTGATAGGTGCGTTTGCTCGTTACGAGCTGGCCTGACGTACTTAGACCAGCCTTTGTTGGCTTCAAAAAAACTTGTGTGTCTGTATTGGCGGGGATCCACTGTACCGTGTCGCCTAGAATTAACATTTCGAGTGTTTCATCTGGGCTAAGTTGAATGTTGGTAACGCGGTTTGGAGCAGAAATCACGGTATAGCTGTTATTTTTATCGAACTGATACACAATCAGCCGAGGATCCGCTGAGAAGCTATTTGGTTTTGCTTCCGCAAAGGCGTAACTAGCAGTAAGCAGTGGAAGGGTCGCAATGGCGGTGGCCAGTAAAAATTTTTTCATTGAGTTATGTCTCTGGGTCATCAACAAATTCAAAATGGGTAATGAACATGCCAATCGCATTATCGAAAATTTCTTTCTTTGTTTTCGGCGCTTCAATTTCATAATGAGCAGTCAATAGCCAGTGATTTACAATCGGCTGATTGCGACTGTCCCTGATTCGCGTAACAAATCGAACGAATGCTATTTTTTCACTTTTATGAAAAAACACATTTACGTCCTCAACTTCTCTTGTTAGGTTTGGCAGCGTTTTTAGAATTTCAGCAATTTTTTGTTTTTTAAGAAAATCTTGAAACTCATCAATTGCCTTACCTCTGACTTTTTTGTATGCGCGAGGTAGGTATTCGGCCTCGCTCAAAACGGGATCAATGGTCATTGCATCCGTTACCCACGCATTCATCAGGTGGATTTTTTCGTTCTCTCCAGGTACATACTTCTGTGCGCTAACCTCGCTAACGGAAACGGTCCCTTTTTTAGAATCAACATTGGCTACATAAAGCTCAGTCGTTTTGAGCGGTGTTAGCCCATTCAGCGCCAGCGCCATTGTTGTAACAATTAACCCTGAAATGCATAAGCCAATAAACTGTCTGCGATTCGTCGTTTTTAGATTTGCAATCAAATCGAGTGTTGGATTCGTCGAATGATCTTTTTCTACTGGATCTGGATGATTGCGAAACGCTGTTTCATCATCTGTTTTTGGTTTTTTAAACATGGCGCTTAGAAGGCTTATGGATGGCGTTAGCATGTCATATTTTTAGAATGAAGACGTTTGATAAGTCAGCAGATTTTGGTAGTACTTAGGCATCCAAAACCTAAAGAAAATGGAGTATTTAGATGAAAAAAAACCACTCAAAGAGTGGTTTTTTAGGTTGGTTATTTCTGAAAATGGTTTTTTAAAAAAAACATGATAAATGAGCCTTCATGCACAAAATAAAGGAGGGTCATGTGATTTAGATTGAAATGCCATTCCGCGAAAATGACTCGATGGCTTCAGGTTTCATCCATTTAATAAAGTTTTTTAATGGCTTCCAAGCAGGGATAAACCAGCGCCATTGCGCTCCAATTTTTTCTGCTTGAGCACCAAATGCTTTTGCCTGCTCTTTATCTACGTATGGGACATCAATGTAGGTTTTGTAAGCGACGCCGGAGACAAGCGAGTTTTGTAAATGTCGTTTGTGTTCTGAGGCAAGAAATTGTGTAGCCGCCTGACCATGGCCATTTTTACGCATGGTACTGGCATAGGCATTGGATTGATTATGACTGCGCATGTTAAAAGCTCCGTGGTGAGCGGAGCCCCACCAAGCGGGGGGGCCCGCTTGGGTGAAAAATGTTGTTTCCTGAGTGAAAGGCTGCACAAAAAAATGACGCCACTTGGCGTCACCATTTCATGATTTTTATGTGGTTAATTAATAAAAATTGAATATCTGATTTGCCGTGCAATATTTCTGCAAGACATAAACCAAAATATCTTAAGATTTGATAATAAAAAAGGACGCTATGCGGCGTCCTTTTTTAAGGTAAAGCTTGTGTGGAGTACATCAATTTCGTTTGAATACGAATGGGTTAAGCCAAAAAGGGCTAATGGTACTGCGTTTTAGCTCACGTTCAGTTCGCGTGTCATTACGATAAAAGCTGATGAATCTTGATTATTCAATAGGATTTGCAAAGTGTCCAGTATTTTATATCTGAATTTATCATTGCAAATGAAAAAGCTTAAGGCACTCCCTATTAATTACTACGTTAACTTTACGTAGTAATTAATAGGTATCACTTTTTTAGTGACCATTGATATACGTAGTAATGACGTAGTATTTTATAAGGTGGAGCGTTGTGCTGATAGTTATGCATTGAAAAACGAATGTGCTACATGCGAGAGAATATTCTAAGGAACGTTTAAATTTATCTGCAATTTCATCTGCAAGAGGTTTAATGAAAATGTCGTATATGGATAAGACGTGTTATATTTTATTTAGGAATTGAGTTATTTAACCAAGAAAAAAGAGAGGGCAGGTGAAAGACAATCGATATAGATATAAAAACCAGCTCAGGTAGGTGCATTGTCCTGCTACCAGAGCTGGTTTTCAGTACTTAAAAATTAGCCCTACTGTATCCGGGAGAAATTGATAGTTAGAGATTAATTGGGGAGCCGACTTTGGGCATGGAAAGGCCTGCTTCTGAAATAAACCGACTAGGCTTATTTAGTGATGTGGCGGAAATAACAAGCCTATTCTGAGCTCGTGTCATTGCGACGTACATGAGTCGTCTCTCTTCGCTTTCTGGAGATCTTTCGCTAGGGATAACTTCTTCTTCTGCTCGAATAATCCAGACATTGGTAAATTCTAACCCCTTGCTTGCATGCATTGTGAAAAGTCCGACCCCTTCGATATCTTCTTCTTGTTTTCGCTGAACGAGTGCGATCCGCTGTGATATTGAACCTTTCAAGCGCTGTAGCACCGAGATTGCTCGAGCAAGTATTTCTTTATCCCAAGTACTGGCTGCAGGCATTAGAAATTCAGATACCCCAATAAGCAGTAATTCTTCCCGCTTGTTTTTGGCCAGATTTTGCCAATCAAGAAACTTAATGGCCAGATTATTTATTGTCTTCTTCGTTGAGGCACTTATGCCATCCCCATCTGGATAGCTGGCACCAACGTAGCTAATCTGCCCATGCTGATGCAGTTGAGATAGTTCATGTTCAGGAACACCCATCCAGTGAAGAAGAGAGTCATATCCACCGTTAGATTGCCGTGAAATACTTTGCAATAGATCTAGTAAAACTTGCGTTGCAAGCTTGGACCAAACGCCACTCCCGCCGTGGCGTGTATAAGGGATCTGGCGGGCAGTAAGCTCTAACTCAATAACATCAAGCGCCATATTTGTTCGAGCCAAGACGGCCCATTCAGAAGGGGCTTGGGTGGCTGCATTTGCTAAAGCCTCAGCTTCATCTTGATCTGTCGAAAATCGATTGCATGCAATACGCCCGCCTCTTCCCCTTGCCGGGTCAAGAGCCTTTAGCATCCTGTCCTGGTTAAGATTAATGAGGCAAGCAGATGGGAATACGATCTCTCTATAAGACCGATAATTTATACCAAGTGTGACAACTTCAGCTTGAAACTCGTTAACGAAGCGCTCCATACCTTGAAAGCCTAGAGCATTTCGCCAGCCGTAGATGCACTGGTCATCATCTCCGACAACCGTGATAGAGCGGCTAGGGTTTCTATGCAATTTTAACCATTCGAATTGAACGTGATCAGTATCCTGAAATTCGTCAACAAAAATCCATTTATGCCCAAATGGCCGGAGTCGGCCTGCTTTCATTTCAGCCACGGCATCTAAAATGAGGTCGTGCATATCATGCTTGCCATCACGTCGCAGCAACTCTTGGTAAGCTTCAAACAAATCATTTATGGCAGCATCCGTTGGGGCAGTAATGCTGCATTTAGCGGCATCAATTTTTTGCAGAGCATCATCGGCCTTACCTTCAAAATCGACTTGTTTCATTGCCCTTTTAACTAATGCAATTAATTTACTGCCCGTAACTAAATTAAACTTTTTACTCAGCCCTTTCTCAAGTTGTTGTTTGCATACGGAGTGAAACGTGCCAACAGATATGCGTGATGAAAGAGGGCCAATTTTTTTATTAATCCGTTCTTTGATTTCGCCTGCTGCCTTTTTTGTGAAAGTGACAATGAGAATGCGATCATCATGATCTGGGCTAATTAAGTGCGCTGCCTTTTCAATTAGCGTTCGTGTTTTTCCTGACCCAGGGCATGCAAAAACCGCCAAATTACCTGATGCATGAATAGCTTGTTCTTGGTTGATATTTAGCATGATGAGTTTGGTCGCTATAACAAAGCTATGGTTCACTGAGCAGCCAATATGATTGGCTGCTCTTTAGCTATTGACGAAGTGAAGAGCCAAGAATTATAAATAAATAGAGTGGTGTTGCTTTTTTAAGGGCGAAACCTAATTTCAGTGTAAATTCCTGACTGCGAATTAGCATCGGTTTCGGTATAGCTAAAACTTCTTAATATAAGATTGCCTTCTGCTGCTATGCCTAAGTATTCCCGAATTGATTTATTTTTTTGGTTCGCAAAATGATTAATGAAGCCTCTTGGCTGATGACCAAGAAATATGGTTATGCCAGTAAAAGTAATATATAAAACTAACCAGCTATAGCACAGATTCGCAAAGTGACTATAAGGTTGGAATGCTAAAGATTCCTTACTAAAATTGGAGAATATGTTTAGCAAAGTATCCGGTTCAAATATAGCAAATATGAATAACATCCAAAAGATAGCGACAGGTATAGTGAAAATAAAATCGTTAATTCTTAATAACCAAACCCAAAGAGCATTTAAAAATTGAGCAATATATATCTTTTTGTCAGTTGAGGTTTTTAAACAAATATAGGCATATTTTTCATCACTAATTTCACCAATTTTCACGTTGTTGAGGGCCACGTCCCATGAAATAGGGGAGCTAGTTTCAATACGTTTTCTTAAGTTAGAAATTCGTTTTTTTATTGCGTTGTTGAGTATTAACCCTCCAACTGAAAATATTAATACATAACCTAACCATACGGTGAGATGGCTTAGGTTGAGGCCGATAAATAAGCCATAGGGGAGGGTTAGGATGCCTAAAATACTGCAGGCCTTAATATAAGAATAATTATATTTAAATATTGCTACAATATTTTTTAGGTTCATGATCGCTAACACTCTATGTTATCAACAGGATTTTTTAAAGATTGAAGTGATTGTTCAATAAGTTATGAACAATCACTTTTGTTTAAATTAGGCTTCGCTTAATTCCAAATCTGGTTCGGCATTTTTTTGCGGATCAAGATCCGCAGCAATGTCTAATAGCTCTTTATTATGTTTTTGCTGAGCAGTGTACTTCTGCTGTACGCTTATTGCTTGCTTCCGAATATCAATGGATAACTTTCTTAATTTTATTTTTGTTTTATAAAATGACTGGTTATACTCTTTTTGAGTTTTAAAACGATTCAACATTAAGACATTTAAATCAAAAAGATACTCTTCGATTCGCCATAACAACCGAAGGTAAGCTGTGGCCATCGGGCTGGTGATGATCACTTCTTCTGAATCTTCGCTTGGATACGAAACTTCAATTAGCCGGTCGGCTTTTGACACGCTGTCTACCTGCTTGCTACGTAGAGTTTCGAGGAGCTTTTTGATAGGGGCGTGTAGGTTGGTAATTTCAATTTCAAACTCATCAATCCAGCCATTGATGATGGATACGACCAGTTCGATATCTTTAGCCGGTAAAATAGCCGGGCCATATGTTCCAATGAAAAAAACATTTTTGGAGTTTACGTAGAATGTTTGGTTGAATAAGTGTTGGAGAGGCTGACTGGGCAAATCTCTTTGCATGCGGCCAACAGCGCCTTTGATTCGGCTTAACCAATTTTCACGAATAGTCGTGTTTGTTTCAGCAAGTCGTTCTGCTCTTACCTTCCCCAGTCTTCGGCGCTCCAGCGCCCTTACTTCCTTCTGCTGTGCTCGGCTCATCACCGTAGCGGCATTGTTTTCAGGTGTGGTGGCATCTGCAGCTGTGCTTACCGGGCACGCATTAGATTCTTCGATTAGCTGGTTTTCTGCTGAAAGAGAAGTATCTTCAGTGCCTAATTCTGGATTTAAGTTTTCATTCGAGTTCATTTCAGTCTCCTTGGGTTGAGCTATTGGTTATGTTTACTAAATTAGAGCTTTACGCTCTTTAATGCGTTTTTTGCCAGGCCTGCGCCTGGAAGAGAGCCTTTTGCTCCTTTAGTTGCACCGCTTAATAAACCGGATGCAATGTCAGGTATTTGCATGCAAAGGAATAAAACCGTAAGTGCTAGCAGTACAGCGGTCATGGATGCTTGAATTGGTAATGCATCACCATTCGTGATGTTTATTTCCAAATGAGATTGCATTGAAATTAATACGTTTGCTGTTATTGTAATAACAACAATAGCAACTAATTTTAGGAATCCTGCTCCAATAGTATATTTAAACCAACCATCAAATATAAAACTGACACGTTCATGAATAATTGATGGAATCATTAATGGACCGAATGCCAGTGAAATTCCTAGCAATAAGGATCCTAATGTCCAATACCACATCACAACAATTGCGGAGAGCATAAGTAATATCGATGCAATGGTTATATACAATAACCCAACAAGTCCTTCCTGCATGTGAGCAGCAGCAACACCTGGAATGAGTGATTTCCATGAAAGAAGACTATTTTTAGTGTTATCTAGTAGCTGAACATATAGTTTCCCTG from the Iodobacter fluviatilis genome contains:
- a CDS encoding TrbG/VirB9 family P-type conjugative transfer protein, whose translation is MKKATFAASIMAILFASMATAADISNYEFNYSVNGSRFAKPSQVFNDGGKTFFQFRDPSQITIATVDSEGKTVPLTAQLMKPYLVVDGVYPAYEVQTTGGEQSTVRYSGTRVNIRALASTNTATQKTAITSQPSNQVVGTQSPEMMLAKIDSQLAEIRAKKAGIEAQELQANVDLLAAKEALILQVSSKAAPRKSAADKPAECWKVGQTDRLASTVISNWSRQAGWQEPIWEYPTDVALDGNAEFCGEFESVITQFMDAINPQQKIRVRLYAENKAIRVFSAAN
- a CDS encoding lytic transglycosylase domain-containing protein — encoded protein: MSYLQAMANKNELKLIKANGGYDIWATNQTGAINVGEMLVKNGLIGASDNRYASFEDDAVAERKGIWGTACVGKLTPFEATAKRAGIEPAVLFALAQNESGINGRPWPWTLNANGKARYFRSREDAFRAAESLIKNGNENFDIGTMQVHWAYHKQRFGNSTWRALQPSTNVSVAAQILRENYRSTGNMNEAIRRYHSKNPNKNQPYFNKFITHYRSARSEGSI
- a CDS encoding TrbI/VirB10 family protein, translating into MSANIQNDLDEKSLMKGKISRKIPHIIIGLILGGLFVVLAIEIIHGNSKSLSQVEKEKRVAARKAEAKDNVRPNLQLKAEEQKIEKKQTLDELLAAANTPNASGVSAERRSPSPYAANGEFDATGSIPTKGGGSSLGLVSGTEDAAEYEKKKQQVQVDLRKSPLISIAAKSSASGGDADTLSDTELKIKLLKQQQAATTPAGGSIQNSALNDRLALLQKGAGAGESKVEGGNNENLAQFVEHANKSSRKGAIVAEGPGDPNTIYQGSIVRAVTRQRIDCQQPTSITAHITRDVYDTVRNQRVLIPAGSRVVGICNANIDQASTRVAVAFERIIFPNGADIRLGGMTAADAEGVGGLTGDVDDHFWTQFRAAFAISLIQVGTDVISNKNSNGNGSNSNSQIVMNSAGATLGDVAKRSMDRYTKMAPTIAVPAGETFLIQIKRDIVVPNSVFRKS
- a CDS encoding TrbG/VirB9 family P-type conjugative transfer protein: MKKFLLATAIATLPLLTASYAFAEAKPNSFSADPRLIVYQFDKNNSYTVISAPNRVTNIQLSPDETLEMLILGDTVQWIPANTDTQVFLKPTKAGLSTSGQLVTSKRTYQLHLKSVEDSQTWFQRVSWNYPELIAYQRQVSAAKAQANELESSRIEQPIVERNIDIETLNFNYDVNGDADFKPSQIFDDGKSTWIKFSPRMQELPAMFMVDSDDRAVLVDYTQRADYYVLNRLVERALLKLGSQEVKIERGERGESRRVAPRMRSR
- a CDS encoding type IV secretion system protein; this translates as MFKKPKTDDETAFRNHPDPVEKDHSTNPTLDLIANLKTTNRRQFIGLCISGLIVTTMALALNGLTPLKTTELYVANVDSKKGTVSVSEVSAQKYVPGENEKIHLMNAWVTDAMTIDPVLSEAEYLPRAYKKVRGKAIDEFQDFLKKQKIAEILKTLPNLTREVEDVNVFFHKSEKIAFVRFVTRIRDSRNQPIVNHWLLTAHYEIEAPKTKKEIFDNAIGMFITHFEFVDDPET
- a CDS encoding DUF5710 domain-containing protein, whose translation is MRSHNQSNAYASTMRKNGHGQAATQFLASEHKRHLQNSLVSGVAYKTYIDVPYVDKEQAKAFGAQAEKIGAQWRWFIPAWKPLKNFIKWMKPEAIESFSRNGISI
- a CDS encoding ATP-dependent helicase — encoded protein: MNHSFVIATKLIMLNINQEQAIHASGNLAVFACPGSGKTRTLIEKAAHLISPDHDDRILIVTFTKKAAGEIKERINKKIGPLSSRISVGTFHSVCKQQLEKGLSKKFNLVTGSKLIALVKRAMKQVDFEGKADDALQKIDAAKCSITAPTDAAINDLFEAYQELLRRDGKHDMHDLILDAVAEMKAGRLRPFGHKWIFVDEFQDTDHVQFEWLKLHRNPSRSITVVGDDDQCIYGWRNALGFQGMERFVNEFQAEVVTLGINYRSYREIVFPSACLINLNQDRMLKALDPARGRGGRIACNRFSTDQDEAEALANAATQAPSEWAVLARTNMALDVIELELTARQIPYTRHGGSGVWSKLATQVLLDLLQSISRQSNGGYDSLLHWMGVPEHELSQLHQHGQISYVGASYPDGDGISASTKKTINNLAIKFLDWQNLAKNKREELLLIGVSEFLMPAASTWDKEILARAISVLQRLKGSISQRIALVQRKQEEDIEGVGLFTMHASKGLEFTNVWIIRAEEEVIPSERSPESEERRLMYVAMTRAQNRLVISATSLNKPSRFISEAGLSMPKVGSPINL
- a CDS encoding type IV secretion system protein encodes the protein MTTGAMDYAAILKQLSLSIVSESEKFSTVFILNGQEFLAILLFSVIVFNALEIALGGGMDAFVELIVTVIQACVVLSLIMNYQSAVIDSITSIFNGLQLAATGGQSGDAAMESIVNLLTSTSGKLYVQLLDNTKNSLLSWKSLIPGVAAAHMQEGLVGLLYITIASILLMLSAIVVMWYWTLGSLLLGISLAFGPLMIPSIIHERVSFIFDGWFKYTIGAGFLKLVAIVVITITANVLISMQSHLEINITNGDALPIQASMTAVLLALTVLFLCMQIPDIASGLLSGATKGAKGSLPGAGLAKNALKSVKL